TTGGCGATGTTGTTATTAAGGAATTTAAAATAAGCGGAATTAAGAATTGTGAAGAAATCATAAATACGCTTAAAGATATAAATCCAAGGCTAATAGTTATTAAAAAGGAGAGTTTTGTCTTCACGATTTCTGCTTATAAAGTTGCATATATAGATAAGAATTTACAAAGTGCCATGAAAGAATTTTTAGGTTATAAAAGAATGGAGTGTGAAAAACTAGTAATTAAAAATAATACCAGGATATGTTATATTTCTTCTTAGCTTCTCGAGTTATCTATTACAACAAGTTTGTCATTTATTTGTCTCATATTTTCTTCAATTTTCATCTTTATTTTTTTATCGCCTACTATTATAATCTTGGAATATTTATCCTTAATTTCATTTAATTCCTTAAGTGTACCGCTGAAAAGTATAGGAATTAAAGATATTTCATCAAGTCTACCTTCTTCTATGAACTTTTTGTAATTTCCATCATTTTGCAGTATGTTTTTTATAGGTTCTTTTTCGTTGAATTCTTCATAAGACAAAACAGGAAGTATAGCGACATCTCCATCTTTAGATTCCGTTGAATAATTTTTTACTTCGTTCAAAATAATTGTGAAAAGTCTATTCATGTATTCTTTACCTAATTCAACGTCATATACCTTATCCTTATCAAAATTCTCGTGAAAATTCTTGTTTAACCAAGTATAGGAATCTATTATTTCATCCTTTCTTTTTGTTATTGTATCTATAAATTTAACATTGAAGGAAGAAAGGCAAGTAGACTTTATATAACCTGCAAGAGCAGAGTTAAGTATTACTATGTTTTTTTCCTTATCTAGTATGGTGCACAAGCTTTGTATATCAAAGAGTGAATTAGGTGCGGATAAAGGATCCGCGCCAATTCCTACTTCCATCCCTTCATTAGGATTAACATAAGAGTAAAAAGTAAAACGATAATGGTCAAAAAGTTCCACATTACTGTACCATTTATAATATTCTTTTAAGTTATCCTTAAGATCTTCAACTTCTTGTAAGATTTTCTCAAAAGCTTCAATACTTGAATTATATTTTCCATCAAGCCTTCCATAAGGCACGAAAATCGGTTCTCCTATTTTGGGATAAATATAATCAAAGCCGTAGGCTTTTGCAACATCAGGTATTGATGAGTCAATTATAGTTTTAATTGCAACTTTCATTTCTTCTGGAAGCCTATCAATGTGAAAGATCTTCTTTTCTTCTTTCTTCTTAAATAATGACATCAATATTTTGTAGAGATCTAATTATAAAAAATTAAGCAGTTTAGATCTTAAACACCGTTCTTATAAAGCTTAGAATGATGTATGTAAAAATTACGGTCATTATTCCAAACATAACAAGTCCCGTCCAGAATTCTTCTGAGATTGAGAAAGGTGAAAAAGTATAAACTTGATTAGAATAAGGAGGCCATCCCACTATAAGAATGACGGAAAGTACGCTGTCTCCCATCATCCATAATACAAAGAGTATCGCTTTAAACGCATTATTCAATTCATGGATTGTAGAACCCATAACAAGTCCGCCCAAATAGAGTGAAATATCCTCAAATATCCTTAAACATAAGTAAGCTCCACCTAAGTTAAAGAAGTAGGGAATATGCCAGAAAACTGGAATAATAACTCCAGGAATTAAATAAAATTTCGATCCCCTAAAGCCTATATACCCTAAAATAAAACCCCCAATATACAGTACATAATGCATTGCCATGTATAGGTCCTCATATTTTGGTTCTAAGAGTTCTGTGACAGGATTTATAGCAACTATCAAGAAAAGAATAGGAACTATCAAAGACTTTTTTGTAAGTTTATCCTTTAAAATCTGCATAAATATAAAGAAGAATTGGGAAGAAAAAAGATTTTATTCAGGAGGAATTTCTTTGAAGCTCATAGAAATATCTATACCGTTCTTCTTGTGTCTATACCAAGAAATCACATAAGTTAATGCTCCTACTATTATGGTTAAACCTACGAAGAATTCGGTTAATGGAAATCCATCCACTGTGCTAGTAAAACCGAAGACTGGATTGACTCCGGCTTCATATGTTAAGAACGCAAAATACGCTGCAGATATTATTCCAGAAATTTCGAGGCTTTTGATCTTGTTTTTAATACCATAAACGGTTCCTGCTGCACTCGCTATTAAGAAGTATAATGCCCCCAATATTGTTGCTCCATATAGTGAAGTTGCTGCTGAAGTTGAGAACACTGGAATTAAGAGTAACAATAACATTATTGATAAGTCTAATAAGTGAGCGTAAATAGGAGATCCTCTTGAATTTACTTGTGATAACTTCTCCGGTAAAACTCTATCAAAGGATAACGCAAATATATATCTAGAGAAAACTATTACTCCATAAGATAAGACATAAAAGTTCCATATTACAGTTCCTAAACCTATAATCCATTGAAGAATTGGATTTCCAGATAGTGCAATTGCAACTGTCCAAAAATTATAGATAAATGACGCATATGCATAATAATTGAAATTATAACCTGCAACTATATCCATTTCGAGGAACGCTAAAGTTACTAATAAACCTGTAATTCCTAAAGCTAAAATGAGGTTTAACTTAGCTGTTTTTTGAGCTTGTTTAAATTCTGATGCGACTGCAGGTCCAGCTTGCATCCAAGGATAAGTGTATAACGCAAAAATCGGTAAAAGTAATAGTGTGTAACCAAGATTTATTGAAGAAGGAATAGGAGAATATTTTACGGAAGGCACATTGACTCCTAAAGTGGAGAATAACGAAACTGCACTTGAAAAGTGAGAAGAGTTTAACGCAATTACCACCATTGCTAAAACTAAGGAAAACATTGAGAATATTCCTAATGCAGTAACTATGGAATAGCCCCATTTTGCTCTTAATATGTTTATTAAAATAACGGCAACAAAAAATGACGCAGAAATTCCGTAAAATATGACTTTTTGTATTAATGTTAAATTACCATAAGGATTAACGAAAATATTATTTGCTAAATTAATTAAACCAACATTATTCTCTGCATGTCCTATAACACATAAAATCGCATTTATGCTGCTTCCCGAAAAGAAGGCTATTAAAGCGAAATATGCAACAGATTCTATCATTATTGAAATAGCCATTATCGCACCAAGTGGACCGTTTAAAGATCTAGAGATCCACACATAATCTCCGCCAGTTCTGGAGATCTTTCTAGTCATTATAGTGTAAACTATCAATTGAGGTATTGCAAAAATGAAACCTATTATAGAAGCTAACCATAATACCCCTCCAGGTCCACTAATAGTGGGATTATTTGTGGGGTTAAGATATGGAGAAATTGATTCAAATAATGCAATA
This genomic interval from Acidianus sp. HS-5 contains the following:
- a CDS encoding APC family permease, which encodes MSKSVFIRESSGLLKQVSLIDAIMLNLGNMSAGIALFESISPYLNPTNNPTISGPGGVLWLASIIGFIFAIPQLIVYTIMTRKISRTGGDYVWISRSLNGPLGAIMAISIMIESVAYFALIAFFSGSSINAILCVIGHAENNVGLINLANNIFVNPYGNLTLIQKVIFYGISASFFVAVILINILRAKWGYSIVTALGIFSMFSLVLAMVVIALNSSHFSSAVSLFSTLGVNVPSVKYSPIPSSINLGYTLLLLPIFALYTYPWMQAGPAVASEFKQAQKTAKLNLILALGITGLLVTLAFLEMDIVAGYNFNYYAYASFIYNFWTVAIALSGNPILQWIIGLGTVIWNFYVLSYGVIVFSRYIFALSFDRVLPEKLSQVNSRGSPIYAHLLDLSIMLLLLLIPVFSTSAATSLYGATILGALYFLIASAAGTVYGIKNKIKSLEISGIISAAYFAFLTYEAGVNPVFGFTSTVDGFPLTEFFVGLTIIVGALTYVISWYRHKKNGIDISMSFKEIPPE
- a CDS encoding DUF1404 domain-containing protein produces the protein MQILKDKLTKKSLIVPILFLIVAINPVTELLEPKYEDLYMAMHYVLYIGGFILGYIGFRGSKFYLIPGVIIPVFWHIPYFFNLGGAYLCLRIFEDISLYLGGLVMGSTIHELNNAFKAILFVLWMMGDSVLSVILIVGWPPYSNQVYTFSPFSISEEFWTGLVMFGIMTVIFTYIILSFIRTVFKI